A single region of the Vicia villosa cultivar HV-30 ecotype Madison, WI linkage group LG4, Vvil1.0, whole genome shotgun sequence genome encodes:
- the LOC131596995 gene encoding uncharacterized protein LOC131596995, which yields MLNIQYLFFSILDCYVAVAGCCSPQAADVFTACIVNIFVQVWKARNLSRFEDLTTHWRSCTVHISALAKLVGNNTKKSSNSFMANFTLLKGFGIAINPSRSIRSMEVLWSPPPLGWITGNIDGAATGCPSISSCGGIFRDYKGDHCGSFCAFLGEGKADFAEFCAVMVAIKKASEFGWNKLWLESDCITVVNAFSNSNLVPWNIKSCWLKCRAFTLNMDFMITHI from the coding sequence ATGCTGAATATtcaatatcttttcttttccatTTTGGACTGTTATGTTGCGGTTGCTGGGTGTTGTTCTCCTCAAGCAGCAGATGTCTTTACAGCTTGTATTGTCAATATTTTCGTGCAAGTTTGGAAGGCTAGGAATCTATCCAGGTTTGAAGATTTAACTACTCATTGGAGATCCTGCACTGTTCATATCAGTGCTCTTGCCAAGCTTGTGGGAAATAACACCAAGAAATCTTCTAATTCTTTCATGGCCAATTTCACTCTTCTAAAGGGTTTTGGCATTGCTATTAATCCATCTCGCTCTATTCGTTCCATGGAAGTCTTATGGTCGCCGCCTCCTTTGGGATGGATTACAGGGAACATTGATGGTGCGGCCACAGGATGTCCATCGATTAGTTCTTGCGGGGGTATTTTTAGAGATTACAAGGGTGATCATTGTGGCAGCTTTTGTGCTTTTTTGGGTGAAGGGAAAGCGGATTTTGCGGAATTTTGTGCCGTTATGGTAGCTATTAAGAAGGCTTCAGAGTTTGGGTGGAATAAGCTTTGGCTGGAATCGGATTGTATTACGGTTGTGAATGCGTTTTCTAACTCTAATCTGGTGCCGTGGAATATCAAGTCTTGTTGGCTCAAGTGTCGTGCTTTCACGCTTAATATGGATTTCATGATCACACATATATAG